The proteins below come from a single Miscanthus floridulus cultivar M001 chromosome 1, ASM1932011v1, whole genome shotgun sequence genomic window:
- the LOC136508196 gene encoding large ribosomal subunit protein uL14x/uL14z/uL14y, whose product MSKRGRGGTAGNKFRMSLGLPVAATVNCADNTGAKNLYIISVKGIKGRLNRLPSACVGDMVMATVKKGKPDLRKKVMPAVIVRQRKPWRRKDGVYMYFEDNAGVIVNPKGEMKGSAITGPIGKECADLWPRIASAANAIV is encoded by the exons ATGTCGAAGCGAG GGAGGGGTGGTACGGCGGGGAACAAGTTCCGCATGTCGCTGGGTCTGCCGGTGGCGGCGACGGTGAACTGCGCGGACAACACAGGCGCCAAGAACCTGTACATCATCTCCGTCAAGGGCATCAAGGGCCGCCTCAACCGCCTCCCGTCCGCCTGCGTCGGCGACATGGTCATGGCCACCGTCAAGAAGGGGAAGCCCGATCTCAGGAAGAAGGTGATGCCCGCCGTCATCGTCCGCCAGCGCAAGCCCTGGCGCCGCAAGGATGGTGTCTACATGTACTTCGAAG ATAATGCTGGAGTGATTGTGAATCCCAAGGGTGAGATGAAAG GTTCTGCTATCACTGGACCTATCGGCAAGGAGTGTGCTGACCTTTGGCCTAGGATTGCTAGCGCAGCAAATGCCATCGTTTGA